From Streptomyces sp. HUAS MG91, the proteins below share one genomic window:
- a CDS encoding phosphatase PAP2 family protein, with translation MVVRAGARRLQQHRRRIADRRFALRLAGAAVVAALATAPFALLVVLVEKQWTPLHRIDESAARRLHSLATDHPAWTDTLRVLSDWVWDPLTLRGAVLVATVWLLYRRAWRLAAWSATTAVTGGLIGLWAKLLVERARPSLADPVAHAPGYSFPSGHAMTAATSCAILLLIALSVVPRRGRPVCWTLAVLSVVGVGFTRVALGVHWFSDVVGGWLLGVAVVTLTTWAFEAWRTDAGLRGTPPSQGLEPELRTERPEDPATRAA, from the coding sequence ATGGTGGTGCGCGCCGGCGCCCGTCGTCTCCAACAGCACCGTCGCCGAATCGCCGACCGTCGCTTCGCTCTGCGTCTGGCGGGAGCCGCGGTCGTCGCAGCCCTCGCGACCGCGCCGTTCGCCCTGCTGGTCGTGCTCGTCGAGAAACAGTGGACGCCACTGCACCGCATCGACGAGAGCGCCGCCCGGCGCCTGCACTCCCTGGCCACGGACCACCCGGCGTGGACCGATACCCTGCGCGTGCTCTCCGACTGGGTCTGGGATCCGCTGACGCTGCGCGGCGCGGTACTGGTGGCCACGGTGTGGCTCCTGTACCGGCGCGCGTGGCGGCTTGCCGCCTGGTCCGCGACGACGGCGGTGACCGGCGGCCTGATCGGACTCTGGGCCAAGCTCCTGGTCGAACGCGCCCGGCCGTCGCTTGCCGACCCGGTGGCCCACGCCCCCGGCTACTCCTTCCCCTCCGGCCACGCGATGACCGCGGCCACCTCGTGCGCCATCCTCCTGCTGATCGCACTCTCCGTCGTCCCGCGGCGCGGGCGGCCGGTCTGCTGGACGCTCGCCGTCCTCTCGGTCGTGGGCGTCGGGTTCACCCGCGTCGCCCTCGGAGTCCACTGGTTCAGCGACGTCGTGGGCGGCTGGCTCCTGGGAGTCGCCGTCGTCACCCTCACCACCTGGGCGTTCGAGGCATGGCGGACCGACGCCGGTCTGCGCGGCACCCCACCGTCGCAGGGCCTGG
- a CDS encoding YihY/virulence factor BrkB family protein, with amino-acid sequence MGTATRVPTTRDMVGEELSGDEALATLRRYGRWPLLRDAFMRFRYADGFSHSRALALQTVLSVVPLSIAFVGLSTAVHTESIGQMAELAIHRISQGPSAEVVEDALDRSRRHAGDGNQLALWFGLIFSLVNVTTAMCQVERGANRIYGCERDRPFTQKYTRGLLMALTAGVPLGLGFVTAVAGDDLFAAAATVYHLGDTASTAWNLLRWPLGLLLALLSASVIFRGAPRRVQPGYTWLAFGAAVYLVLWSALTFALSMYLNLSGSFDTVYGPLSAFMSLLLWAYLTSIALFLGLSFAAQLEAVRGQRPDPIQPDPGV; translated from the coding sequence GTGGGAACCGCGACCCGCGTACCGACGACGCGCGACATGGTCGGCGAGGAACTGTCCGGGGACGAGGCGCTCGCCACGCTCCGCCGCTACGGCCGCTGGCCGCTGCTGCGCGACGCGTTCATGCGCTTCCGCTACGCCGACGGGTTCAGCCACTCCCGCGCCCTCGCCCTGCAGACCGTCCTGTCGGTCGTCCCCCTGTCCATCGCCTTCGTCGGACTGTCCACGGCCGTGCACACCGAGAGCATCGGACAGATGGCCGAACTCGCCATCCACCGCATCTCCCAGGGCCCCAGCGCCGAGGTCGTCGAGGACGCGCTCGACCGCAGCCGCCGGCACGCCGGGGACGGCAATCAGCTCGCCCTCTGGTTCGGTCTGATCTTCTCCCTGGTCAACGTCACCACGGCCATGTGCCAGGTGGAACGCGGCGCCAATCGCATCTACGGCTGCGAGCGCGACCGGCCCTTCACCCAGAAGTACACCCGCGGCCTGCTGATGGCGCTGACCGCGGGCGTACCGCTCGGCCTCGGGTTCGTGACGGCGGTGGCGGGCGACGACCTCTTCGCGGCGGCCGCCACCGTCTACCACCTCGGCGACACCGCCTCGACGGCCTGGAACCTGCTCCGCTGGCCCCTCGGCCTGCTCCTGGCGCTGCTCTCGGCCAGCGTCATCTTCCGAGGCGCTCCGCGACGCGTCCAACCCGGATACACCTGGCTGGCCTTCGGCGCGGCCGTCTACCTGGTCCTGTGGTCCGCGCTGACCTTCGCCCTGAGCATGTACCTGAACCTCAGCGGCTCCTTCGACACCGTCTACGGCCCGCTCAGCGCGTTCATGTCCCTGCTGCTCTGGGCCTACCTCACCTCGATCGCCCTGTTCCTCGGGCTCTCCTTCGCCGCACAACTCGAAGCCGTACGAGGACAGCGGCCCGACCCGATCCAACCCGACCCGGGAGTCTGA